A DNA window from Rossellomorea marisflavi contains the following coding sequences:
- a CDS encoding PaaI family thioesterase, with protein sequence MEEMDEQVHAIQDEYAEDFAWCYGCGHLNEEGHKFRTGVEGEKTVTVYTPERKHTAIPGFVYGGVIASLIDCHGTGSAAIALHQKNGGTIGDGTAPPRFVTASLSVDFMKPTPQDIPLKAVGTVHEIHPKKFRVETEVFADGKLCAKGEVIAVVMPASFGG encoded by the coding sequence ATGGAAGAGATGGATGAACAAGTACATGCCATACAGGATGAGTACGCGGAAGATTTTGCGTGGTGCTACGGTTGCGGGCACCTGAATGAAGAAGGCCATAAGTTCAGGACCGGTGTGGAGGGAGAGAAGACGGTTACGGTGTATACGCCTGAACGAAAACACACGGCGATACCCGGTTTTGTGTATGGAGGGGTGATCGCCTCCCTCATCGATTGCCATGGGACGGGATCTGCTGCTATCGCCCTGCATCAGAAGAACGGAGGGACGATCGGGGACGGGACCGCTCCTCCTCGTTTCGTGACGGCTTCTTTGTCTGTTGATTTCATGAAGCCGACGCCTCAGGACATTCCGTTAAAGGCGGTCGGGACCGTACATGAAATCCACCCTAAGAAATTCAGGGTGGAAACAGAAGTATTCGCTGACGGCAAGCTTTGTGCCAAAGGGGAAGTGATTGCCGTCGTCATGCCTGCGTCATTCGGTGGATAA
- a CDS encoding pro-sigmaK processing inhibitor BofA family protein: MSPVIVIAAISGLIILLLATGVPIKPLRFVGQVAIKVMIGALFLFFLNAFGSKYGIHVPINLATSSISGILGIPGVVGLTVIQMWVL; the protein is encoded by the coding sequence ATGAGCCCTGTCATCGTCATTGCAGCCATCAGTGGATTGATCATCCTCCTGCTTGCCACGGGAGTTCCGATCAAGCCGCTGCGATTTGTGGGACAAGTCGCCATTAAAGTGATGATCGGCGCATTGTTTCTGTTTTTCTTGAATGCGTTCGGCAGTAAATACGGCATCCACGTCCCGATCAACCTTGCCACCTCTTCCATCTCAGGTATCCTTGGGATTCCAGGAGTCGTAGGGCTGACGGTCATTCAGATGTGGGTCTTATAA